In Pocillopora verrucosa isolate sample1 chromosome 13, ASM3666991v2, whole genome shotgun sequence, one genomic interval encodes:
- the LOC131784906 gene encoding protein giant-like — MEEVRGPRKLRKRSRSESSDDSTSSSSERSKLKKTTNGFCNNKSSKLADDQAVYGRRIPYFGENSINDILKVVSLQSFSNPRLSLLNDGERDVQKLSSRAESDCLSDSSSEELSRKERSDSFSEETGGSGEHSNLGLPSNKSRGRRNDFKNGSSGITEAIGKDQRYWEKRQRNNASAKRSRDARRVRELETQIRAEYLEDENYRLKVENEVLREENARLLKTIERLKQHSSNKD, encoded by the coding sequence ATGGAAGAGGTGAGAGGGCCGCGTAAACTGCGGAAACGGTCACGAAGCGAAAGTTCCGATGATTCGACCTCCTCAAGTTCGGAAAGATCTAAGCTAAAGAAAACAACGAATGGATTTTGCAATAATAAGTCCAGCAAATTGGCCGACGATCAAGCAGTTTATGGGCGAAGAATACCTTATTTCGGCGAAAATTCAATCAATGATATCTTAAAGGTTGTGTCTCTTCAGTCATTCTCCAATCCTCGGCTGTCGTTGTTGAATGATGGTGAAAGAGACGTACAAAAGCTGTCGAGTAGGGCAGAGTCGGACTGCCTGTCTGATTCGTCAAGTGAAGAATTATCCCGCAAAGAGAGGTCAGATTCGTTCAGCGAAGAAACAGGAGGATCAGGCGAACATTCGAATCTTGGGTTGCCTTCGAACAAATCCCGCGGCAGACGAAACGATTTCAAGAATGGTAGCAGTGGGATTACAGAGGCAATTGGAAAAGATCAAAGATATTGGGAGAAACGGCAGCGAAATAACGCTTCCGCGAAGCGTTCACGAGATGCAAGACGCGTGCGAGAACTTGAGACTCAAATTAGAGCCGAATACCTCGAAGATGAAAACTATCGGctgaaagttgaaaatgaagTTTTACGAGAGGAGAACGCGCGACTACTCAAAACCATCGAGAGGCTAAAACAACATAGCTCCAACAAAGACTAA